Below is a window of Candidatus Thermoplasmatota archaeon DNA.
GCAAGCTCAGTTAGTTTCTCGCGCTCCTCCTTCCCCAAAGGTCTTTCTGTAAAAAAGAATCTTGTACCGCCGCAGAAAGGGCAGCCTTTTAAAATGTTGCTTGACCCTTCAGGGAAGCTCTCACCACATTTCAAACACTGATGTGGCATTTTCAAAGCTCTCCAACAACAGCTTTTCTTGTGAGTATCATTGCCTCTATAACTTTGCTATCTTTATGAATTGTCTTGAGTAAGTGGGCAGGCCCTATAACAGTCATTCTTGAAGTGCGCAATGTCCTCTTGAAAATGCGACTCAGCCAATTCCTTCTAATATCGCTCTCTGCATAGCGCTCTATCTCTATGCCTATAAAAGTCTCATTGTCTATTTCGCCCATTGTCTTCTCTATTAACTGGATTTCTTCAATCGGCGAAAGCCCGCGCTCTAGTACAAGCACTGTACCGCTCTTTACTTCATCTATTATGAATTTGATCTTCTCAGGAGTTGTGAACTCGTTCATCTTTTGCATCGAGATCAAATTTATTCTCACGCCATCTTCTTTGCGCAACATTTTCTTTTTCAGCACCTCTTACCTAAAATACCTCACCATATTTCTGTAAAGCGTATCTACGTTATAGCCTGTAAGTGCAGAAACAGGCACAACAGGGTGTTGTGGAAACGCATCCCTTATAACGCTCGGCGAGGCGTTAGGTAAATCTATTTTATTCGCTACTATAAGTAGGGGTAGCTTCCTAGCAACTAAATTGCCAAGTATTGTAATGTTCACTTGAGTGAAAGGGTCTTCTGCAGTATCCATAACAAGTAGTACGCCGTCAATACTATCAAGCCATTTTATAGCTTCTATAACGCCCTCAGTAGCTTCTTTGGCTCTGCGCCTGCTCTCATCTTCAGTTAGACCATAAACGTCCATAAAATTATGAAAATCTACTTTAGTAGCTATACCAGGGGTATCAACAATATCCAGTCTTAAAGAAGTGCCGTCAGCTTGTATTACCACATTGTTCTTCATTCTAGCGCGCCTTGTCTCGTGCGGTATCGGCGAAGTTGGACCCATTACCTCACCAGTCCAGTCTCTAAGAATTCGATTTGCTAGAGTTGTCTTTCCTGAGTTTGGCGGACCATAAATTCCTATTCTTAAATGCTTCCTTCTGAAAAATTTTCTTAAAAACCCGCTTAACGATAGTTTTTTTATTGTTGCGAGGAACCCCATCCCCTTATCACCAACTATTATTAAGGTA
It encodes the following:
- a CDS encoding DUF2073 domain-containing protein, which gives rise to MLRKEDGVRINLISMQKMNEFTTPEKIKFIIDEVKSGTVLVLERGLSPIEEIQLIEKTMGEIDNETFIGIEIERYAESDIRRNWLSRIFKRTLRTSRMTVIGPAHLLKTIHKDSKVIEAMILTRKAVVGEL
- a CDS encoding Era-like GTP-binding protein, which codes for MGFLATIKKLSLSGFLRKFFRRKHLRIGIYGPPNSGKTTLANRILRDWTGEVMGPTSPIPHETRRARMKNNVVIQADGTSLRLDIVDTPGIATKVDFHNFMDVYGLTEDESRRRAKEATEGVIEAIKWLDSIDGVLLVMDTAEDPFTQVNITILGNLVARKLPLLIVANKIDLPNASPSVIRDAFPQHPVVPVSALTGYNVDTLYRNMVRYFR